A genomic window from Natrinema sp. HArc-T2 includes:
- the cobJ gene encoding precorrin-3B C(17)-methyltransferase — translation MSTDTDADADDESTSKCGASSSSESSTESSSSKCGGSSSNTDDSSSSKCGGSSSSSSSSSKCGASSSDDESNEQEVGATIDDFDAEPGQLIAVGLGPGHPEGMTERAKNALLEADHIVGYTTYIELIPDEITEQADDIYDTPMCGEVSRTEESIDRALAGNDVAIVGSGDPNVYALAGLALEILESKGATASMVDFEVVPGVPAAQSCAARLGAPLVNDTVSVSLSDHLVPMPEIESRLHSVASENFTITIYNPWSRKRRENFEKACEILLTHRDPDTPVGIVHGAGRDDEQVMITELGELEDLGESEIIDMTTTIVVGTEDTYVWDDRMVTPRGYETKYDY, via the coding sequence ATGAGTACGGACACTGACGCAGACGCTGACGACGAATCGACTTCCAAGTGTGGCGCATCGAGTAGCAGCGAGTCGAGCACCGAGTCCTCGAGTTCGAAATGCGGTGGCTCGAGCAGCAACACCGACGACTCGAGCAGTTCGAAATGCGGCGGCTCCTCGAGTTCCTCCTCGTCCTCGAGCAAGTGCGGCGCTTCCAGTTCCGACGACGAGTCGAATGAGCAGGAAGTCGGCGCGACGATCGACGACTTCGACGCCGAGCCCGGCCAGCTGATCGCCGTCGGTCTCGGCCCCGGCCACCCGGAGGGGATGACCGAGCGCGCGAAGAACGCGCTGCTTGAGGCTGACCACATCGTTGGCTACACGACCTACATCGAGCTGATTCCCGACGAGATCACCGAGCAGGCCGACGACATCTACGACACGCCGATGTGCGGCGAAGTCTCCCGGACCGAAGAGTCGATCGACCGCGCGCTTGCGGGCAACGACGTGGCGATCGTCGGCAGCGGCGACCCCAACGTCTACGCGCTCGCGGGCCTGGCACTCGAGATCCTCGAGTCGAAGGGCGCGACGGCCTCGATGGTCGACTTCGAAGTCGTGCCCGGTGTGCCGGCGGCCCAGTCCTGTGCGGCCCGCCTCGGCGCACCGCTGGTGAACGACACCGTCTCGGTCTCGCTGTCGGACCACCTTGTCCCGATGCCGGAGATCGAGTCGCGGCTGCACTCGGTGGCCAGCGAGAACTTCACGATCACGATCTACAACCCGTGGAGCCGCAAGCGCCGCGAGAACTTCGAGAAGGCCTGTGAGATCCTGCTGACCCACCGCGACCCCGACACACCGGTCGGTATCGTTCACGGCGCGGGCCGCGATGACGAACAGGTGATGATCACCGAACTCGGCGAACTCGAGGACCTCGGTGAAAGCGAGATTATCGACATGACGACGACGATCGTCGTCGGCACCGAGGACACCTACGTCTGGGACGACCGGATGGTCACACCGCGTGGCTACGAGACGAAGTACGACTACTGA
- a CDS encoding ferredoxin: MPRYEVTIEKDACDGIFACLTRDPRFIEGADGLATVDPDADPVYDCEGEVTDNEERVVATFDDDRIDEAQQAAAACPTDAIIVEEVGE, translated from the coding sequence ATGCCACGATACGAAGTTACCATCGAGAAAGACGCCTGCGACGGCATCTTCGCCTGTCTGACCCGCGATCCGCGCTTTATCGAAGGCGCGGACGGCCTCGCGACGGTCGACCCGGACGCGGATCCGGTCTATGACTGTGAGGGCGAGGTCACGGACAACGAGGAACGCGTCGTCGCGACGTTCGACGACGACCGCATTGACGAGGCCCAGCAGGCCGCCGCGGCCTGCCCCACGGACGCGATCATCGTCGAGGAGGTGGGCGAATGA
- a CDS encoding cobalamin biosynthesis protein — protein sequence MSDGDALEIVVPSDPLAGHAATAYFWGHVAGSGDVSDDGIEVVTNDEESAQVLAAIAGGNVAHETTTREYAHDTSITRTEDEYTLSIGEEDVGGLLGRTSALSLPVDGRGNYRFGAFTSHERELLRGLLEGCGTICFKSSSGTVGISFVHDDRELLEVTQELIADCPIDAPTGDLSATSSGGYWFGVDDDAVPEFGTWLYENCEETGLFAPSRRRKLERSLEQASAYDGDET from the coding sequence ATGAGCGACGGCGACGCGCTCGAGATCGTGGTCCCCTCGGACCCACTCGCGGGACACGCCGCGACGGCGTACTTCTGGGGCCACGTTGCTGGGAGTGGCGATGTCTCGGACGACGGTATCGAGGTCGTCACCAACGACGAGGAGTCCGCCCAAGTGCTGGCCGCGATTGCGGGCGGGAACGTCGCACACGAGACGACGACCCGCGAGTACGCCCACGACACCTCGATCACGCGCACGGAAGACGAGTACACGCTGTCGATCGGCGAGGAAGATGTTGGAGGGCTGTTGGGTCGCACCAGCGCCCTCTCGCTCCCCGTCGACGGGCGGGGCAACTACCGCTTCGGGGCCTTTACGAGCCACGAACGGGAGCTGCTCCGCGGCCTGCTCGAGGGCTGTGGCACGATCTGTTTCAAGTCCTCGAGTGGCACCGTGGGCATTTCCTTCGTCCACGACGACCGCGAACTGCTCGAGGTAACCCAGGAGCTGATCGCCGACTGTCCGATCGACGCCCCCACGGGAGATCTCTCGGCGACTTCGTCGGGTGGCTACTGGTTCGGTGTCGACGACGACGCTGTCCCCGAGTTCGGCACCTGGCTCTACGAGAACTGCGAGGAAACCGGCCTGTTCGCGCCGAGTCGCCGCCGCAAACTCGAGCGCAGTCTCGAGCAAGCGTCGGCGTACGACGGCGACGAGACGTAA
- a CDS encoding CbiX/SirB N-terminal domain-containing protein produces the protein MSTPDESTPASVAGFDDEAVLLIGHGSRREKSNEQVRELAAGLESRLGIPVDAAFLELAEPSIEEAFAGLAPVADRVTVVHCSLFAASHVKNDVPLAIEQARAEHDIAIDNGAHLGVHPAILDLLDDRAAEVEAQLGVDRAEDDVAVVVCGRGSSDPDANGDVHKLARLLFEGRDFDRAEATFIGVTEPTLEDTLHGLSKHRPDAVVVLPYMLGDGVLTQRVRDWTAEFDEDYPYVDALAGDPLGTDSRLLDVFADRWQEARSGSVEMSCDTCKYKVDLEGYEEDVGGARAMLRALAHQEAHADREDIDDEPHSHDAPEKHVAVCTNQTCAKMGSPAVLERLRQEVRDSEHCDARITRSSCLGRCGDGPMVAVYPDGIWYGGVESGDAERIVADHLDRDRIVSDLVDQTL, from the coding sequence ATGAGTACACCTGACGAATCCACGCCCGCGTCGGTGGCTGGCTTCGACGACGAAGCCGTCCTCCTGATCGGCCACGGCTCCAGACGCGAGAAGTCGAACGAACAGGTCCGCGAACTGGCCGCCGGACTCGAGTCACGACTGGGAATCCCGGTCGACGCCGCGTTCCTCGAACTCGCGGAGCCGTCGATCGAAGAGGCCTTCGCGGGACTTGCACCCGTCGCCGATCGGGTGACCGTCGTCCACTGCTCGCTCTTTGCTGCGAGCCACGTCAAAAACGACGTACCGCTGGCGATCGAGCAGGCCCGCGCCGAACACGACATCGCGATCGACAACGGCGCCCATCTGGGAGTCCATCCCGCCATCCTGGATCTGCTGGACGATCGCGCCGCCGAAGTCGAAGCGCAACTGGGCGTCGATCGCGCTGAGGACGATGTCGCCGTCGTCGTCTGTGGCCGCGGCTCGAGCGATCCGGACGCGAACGGCGACGTCCACAAGCTGGCCCGCTTGCTGTTCGAGGGCCGGGACTTCGACCGCGCCGAGGCGACGTTCATCGGCGTGACCGAGCCGACGCTCGAGGACACCCTCCACGGGCTCTCGAAACACCGGCCCGACGCGGTCGTCGTGCTCCCCTATATGCTCGGCGACGGCGTCCTGACCCAGCGGGTCCGCGACTGGACTGCGGAGTTCGACGAGGACTACCCCTACGTCGACGCGCTGGCCGGCGACCCGCTCGGGACGGACTCGCGGCTGCTCGATGTCTTCGCCGACCGTTGGCAGGAGGCGCGGTCGGGCAGCGTCGAGATGTCCTGTGATACGTGCAAGTACAAGGTCGACCTCGAGGGCTACGAGGAAGACGTCGGCGGCGCACGCGCCATGTTGCGTGCGCTGGCCCACCAGGAGGCCCACGCCGACCGCGAGGATATCGACGACGAACCTCACAGTCACGACGCACCCGAGAAACACGTCGCGGTCTGTACCAACCAGACCTGCGCGAAGATGGGCTCGCCGGCAGTCCTCGAGCGCCTCCGTCAGGAGGTACGCGACTCCGAACATTGCGACGCCCGGATCACGCGCTCGTCTTGTTTGGGACGGTGTGGCGACGGGCCGATGGTCGCGGTCTACCCCGACGGGATCTGGTACGGCGGCGTCGAATCCGGCGACGCCGAACGGATCGTCGCCGACCACCTCGACCGGGATCGCATCGTCAGCGACCTCGTCGATCAGACGCTGTAG
- a CDS encoding DUF3209 family protein, with protein MSCHEIEALRLGLMNVLGVGDDSAREHAEKELEGHLEGPIQGLVEADSLTELQRHLDAALVDLEEEVATMDSADPEYDYTRGRLLAVRDAERAVGRLATQGESIVEGLGDAHDTLHETFPVEE; from the coding sequence ATGAGCTGCCACGAAATCGAAGCACTACGACTCGGACTGATGAACGTCCTCGGCGTCGGGGACGACAGCGCCCGCGAGCACGCGGAGAAAGAACTCGAAGGCCACCTCGAGGGCCCGATTCAGGGCCTCGTGGAGGCCGACAGCCTCACCGAACTGCAGCGCCACCTCGACGCGGCGCTGGTCGACTTAGAGGAGGAGGTCGCCACGATGGACAGCGCCGACCCGGAATACGATTACACGCGAGGGCGACTGCTGGCGGTTCGTGACGCCGAGCGAGCGGTCGGGCGGCTGGCCACGCAGGGCGAGAGCATCGTCGAGGGGCTCGGCGATGCCCACGACACCCTCCACGAGACGTTCCCGGTCGAGGAGTGA
- a CDS encoding PQQ-binding-like beta-propeller repeat protein, with translation MAEPVPDHDSGIDFRQVPLGEIEPARSRHMWTRSAVGVAESGDLAVTGEWDGTVTARDIDSLETRWTVDHPDHAVGIASLEADETIAVAGRGDTGTIAAYDAETGEQRWRYDTVDDVGEAVKDTVFYLPYVVALETGTDADGNERLYAAARRYERDGETRQWHSTVYAFDTDGEICWTYETDASPIALDLAADGERLAVGYNRCMGDHDTGLVVLEANAGKLAWTWDPGTDGDRRVGDVSFDGETIAVSSHGDKRGYLLGPAGAERWHVDLAVETEIDGETLYAYPNHAYANDGRVAFVTGNTYAAESRETESRHPNEHRVAAFDADGDLVWDETVRGFVHGLATDGDRLVAPCAQNFRVRDPDTHAVRWFDLESGADGCERIDGIATAAAVADDTVAAIEEPVTYHDEGETRGAYALRVGSLE, from the coding sequence ATGGCTGAACCTGTACCCGACCACGACAGCGGGATCGATTTCCGACAGGTACCGCTCGGCGAGATCGAGCCGGCGCGGAGCCGGCACATGTGGACCCGATCCGCGGTCGGCGTCGCCGAGTCGGGCGACCTTGCCGTCACCGGCGAGTGGGACGGCACCGTCACTGCCCGCGACATCGATTCACTCGAGACCCGCTGGACAGTCGACCATCCCGACCACGCGGTCGGCATCGCGTCGCTCGAGGCTGACGAGACGATCGCCGTCGCCGGCCGCGGCGACACCGGAACGATCGCGGCCTACGACGCCGAGACGGGCGAGCAGCGCTGGCGCTACGACACCGTCGACGACGTCGGCGAGGCGGTCAAAGACACCGTCTTCTATCTGCCCTACGTCGTCGCGCTCGAGACTGGAACGGACGCCGACGGAAACGAGCGGCTCTATGCTGCTGCGCGACGCTACGAGCGCGACGGTGAGACGCGACAGTGGCACAGCACGGTCTACGCGTTCGACACCGACGGCGAGATCTGCTGGACCTACGAGACTGACGCCTCACCGATCGCGCTCGATCTCGCCGCCGACGGCGAGCGCCTCGCGGTGGGCTACAACCGCTGTATGGGCGATCACGACACTGGGCTCGTCGTCCTCGAGGCCAATGCGGGCAAGCTCGCGTGGACCTGGGATCCTGGTACAGACGGCGACCGTCGCGTCGGCGATGTCTCCTTTGACGGGGAGACGATCGCTGTCTCGAGCCACGGCGACAAACGCGGTTACCTGCTCGGTCCCGCCGGTGCTGAGCGCTGGCACGTCGACCTCGCTGTCGAGACCGAGATCGACGGAGAGACGCTCTATGCCTATCCGAACCACGCCTACGCGAACGACGGGCGGGTGGCGTTCGTGACGGGCAACACCTACGCGGCAGAGAGTCGCGAAACGGAGAGCCGGCATCCGAACGAACACCGGGTCGCCGCGTTCGACGCCGACGGCGACCTCGTGTGGGACGAGACGGTTCGCGGGTTCGTCCACGGGCTGGCCACCGACGGCGATCGCCTCGTTGCGCCCTGTGCTCAGAACTTCCGGGTTCGCGATCCCGACACCCACGCCGTTCGCTGGTTCGATCTCGAGTCCGGCGCGGACGGCTGTGAACGCATCGATGGAATCGCCACTGCGGCTGCCGTCGCCGACGATACCGTCGCTGCGATCGAGGAACCTGTGACGTATCACGACGAGGGCGAGACGCGTGGCGCGTACGCGCTTCGTGTCGGCTCGCTCGAGTAG